GATGGTGGCCGGACTATTGCAGCTAGTGCCGGCCCTGTACCGCTGGCGGCCGGCGCTGCACCGGCTGCTGGGCAAGGTGTACGTGGCGTCAATTCTGGCCCTGGCTGCGCCGTCGGGGTTGGTGCTGGCCCTGTATGCCAACGGCGGGCTGCCAGTTAAAGTCGGTTTTTCGCTGCAATGCGTGGTGTGGTGGCTGCTCACCTGGCAGGCCTACCGCGCGGCCCGGCAGCGCCGCTGGCTACCCCACGCCGAGTGGATGCTGCGCGCCTACGCCGTGACCCTGGCCGCCATGAGCCTGCGCTTGGAAAGCTACGGGTTGTATTATTTCTTCCATACTAAACCCATCGAAACCTACCTCACCGTCACGTGGCTGTCGTGGACCGGCAACCTGCTGCTGGCCGAGGTGCTGGTGCAAATGGGGCTGGGTCGCTGGTACCTGCGGGCGTTTGGGCAGCAACGAGCTGGGACTCCCACGGCGAAGGCGGTAGCTGGCTAGCAGAGAAATTGCGGTAATTTTTAGCAACTTCCGGCGCTATATCTACTTTTTCATATGAAAAACCTGCTACTTTTAGCTCCCGCCGCCCTGCTCGGCCTCACTAGCTGCCAACAACAACCCGCCACGAAAACTGCTGTTGCGGCTCCTGTTCCAATAGCAGCAGCTACAGTGGCGCAAGCTGCCCCTGCTGCAAAGCCGGTAGAAGCGCCTAAGCCGCAGTTGACGCTAGAAATGCGGGCGTTTCTTAAAGCAAATGATTTATCGCCACTGTGGCGTACGGTGATTGAGGATGAAAATCCAGTACAAAATGGCTTTTTTGGCAAAGACAACTACCGAATCGAATTTGTATTTACTTCGGTAAAGCGCGATGAAAGTAATCCAGCATTATTCCATGTGGAAGGCAAGAATAGATTCAAGAAAATCATAACCCCGTTTTCGGGTACTATATATCTTACTCAATTGCTTGACCAGCAGCCAGAAGACGAGGCCAGTGGTTTATCAACAGTCTTAAATTCTTACGTTGTCTTAGGGGACTTCGCTTTTATAGAGCAAGCTGCTGCTGCTGCTGGCCGCTTTAGAGGCACTGTAATGCTGGATCTTCATATAGATGATAACGGATTGCCACAACGTGAGTATTCTTTGGGAGGAAAACACGGCGCACTGGGAGCCGGCTATATCTTTAAAGGAGAATGGGTGAGTGCATCTACCAAAAAAACAAAGTCTGTAGTATTTGCCGACGACTTTTTAAGAGTTGGTGATACAGTGCTGGAGGATTTTTCGATCGGAGAGCGTGGTGAAGGAGTTAACCCCAAATACGCCAAGCTCGGTTGGGACACCTATTGGGAGAACGAGGAGTGGTGGGCCGAGCCGGGCACCGTCACGGCGCAGGCGGCAGCAACCGACAGCCTGTAAGTCACCACAAAATTTTAGCAAAAATTTCAGCTAATTGAATTAGTATTCGCGTACTTGCGTTTGTACCTTCGCGAGCCGGTAATTCTTTGCCGTTGAAGCCATTTCCCCCGGCTCCCAGCAGTATGATCAACACGAACCTGAAATTCTGGCGGCGCGAACTAGGCCTGACCCAGGCCCAAATAGCCGAAAAACTAGGTATCAAGCGCTCTTTGGTAGGCGCCTACGAGGAAGGTCGCGCCGAGCCCAAGCTCGTTACTCTCGTCAACATGGCCCGCCTGTTTGGAATTTCCCTGGATGCGCTGGTGACGACGGATTTCAGCAAGAAGAAAAACGCCAAAGCCGCGCTGTTGCAGCTGCAAACGCAGAACACCCCGCCCACCGAGCCCACGCCCACCCGCCCCGGCGGCAATCTGCGCGTACTGGCCCTGACCGTGGACAAGGAGCAGAACGAGAACATCGAGTTGGTGCCGCAGAAAGCCGCGGCCGGCTACCTCAACGGCTACGCCGACCCCGAGTACCTCGAAGAGCTGCCCAAGTTCCGTCTGCCCATGCTGGGCAGCACCGGCACCTACCGCGCCTTCGAAATTGCTGGTGATTCTATGTTGCCCATTGCTTCGGGCACCGTCATCGTAGGCCGGTACGTCGACGACTGGATGAGCATTAAGGATGGCACGCCGTGCATCGTGGTCAGCAGCAAGGAGGGTATCGTGTTTAAACGCGTGTTCAACCGCCTCAAGGACGCCGCCATGCTGGCCTTGCATTCCGACAACCCCGTGTACTCGCCCTACGAGATTGACGTGGAGGACGTGGTGGAAATCTGGGAGGCCAAAGCCTACATCAGCAGCACCTTCCCCATTGCTGACCTCTCGCTTAACCGCCTGGCCAGCATCGTACTCGACTTGCAGCAGCAGGTCAGCACCATGAAGAAGGTGTAAACAAATACGTCATTGCGAGCAGAGCGAAGCAATCCGGTCTACTCAAAGTGCGAAGTGTCCGAAATCTGAAAGCCCCTGACGTCAGAGTAGATGTTAGGGGCTTTCAGATTTCGGACGCTTTACTTCTGCTTTTCGGCAGAGACAGTTAGGAAGAAGCTGAAGCTTGGGCCGCATTTCAACTTCTCGTTCCTGCTCTGCGTAAGCCCATCCATCAACCCAACTCCTGACCCCATGCTAAAAATCATTCCGGCCACCGACCGCCACCACGCCGCGCCTGTGCACTGGCTGAGCAGCTACTTCCTGTTTAGCTTCGCCGACTACTACGACCCGAAAAACGTGCAGTTTGGGCCGCTACGCGTCTTCAACGACGACACCATTCAGGGCAACTCGGGCTTTCCGCAGCACCCGCACTCCGAAATGGAAATCGTGACCCTGGTGCTCGACGGGGAACTCACCCACGAGGATACCGTGAGCAACCGGGCTACCATCAAGAAAGGCGAAGTGCAGCGCATGACGGCCGGTACAGGCCTGGCGCACAGCGAGCAAAACAACACCGACAAGCCAGCCCACATCTACCAGCTGTGGTTTGTGCCCAACCAGAAAGGCCTGGCCCCCAGCTACGAGCAGAAGGATTTGGATTTTCTGGATTCCAAGAACGAGCTGGTGCCGTTGGTATCGGGGCAGAAAGTGCTGGAAGATGTGGTGTACATGAACTCTAACAGCACGATTTACTGGTGCAACTTGGGGGAGAATAAGACCGTTGCGTTTAAAACCTTTCCTATTCGCAATACCTTTATCTACGTGAAGGAGGGCGCCCTTTACATTAATGGCGTTGATGTGGGCCCCAACGACCAAGTTCGCTCCACCGACGAGCACGTGCTGGAAATCCGAGCCTCCCGCGACGCGCAGTTCATCCTGATTGATCTGCCGGGCACGGAGGCTAACTTCTAGCGTGCTGTCTTTCTCTTCCCTGGCATGGCCACCGAGTTTCCGCAGAGCCTCATTCCCGAACACGATGCCGCGCGCCTGCGCACACTGCATCACTACCAGATTGTCAACACGACGGCCGAACCCATTTTCGACGACTACGTGGCGTGGGCGGCGCAGCTGTTCAACACGCCCATTGCGCTGATTTCGCTGGTTGACGAAAGCTACGTGCACTTCAAGGCGGTGGCCGGGGCCGAGGGCGTACCCGGCCTGAACCGTCCTGACAGCATGTGCTCGGCCGCCATTCTGCTGGATACGCCGGTGGTGACCGGGGACTACTCGGCGGAAAGCTGCCGCCTGATCAGCACCGATGTGGCTCAGGCTTTCGGCCTCAACTTCTACGCTGGCTCGGCCCTGCGCATGCCCGACGGGGCGCGCATTGGCATGCTGGCCGTCATCGGGCGCGAGGCCCGCAGTATCTCCTCCACCGAGGAAGTTACGCTCAGCCGCCTGGCCGCGCTGGTAAGCCGCACCATCGAGCTGCGCCTACACTACCTGCTGGCTCAGCGGCCCGATGGTTGGGAAGCAGCCCAGCGTGAGCTGGCCGAGAGCCTCGACGAAAATGCCGCCCTGGCCCGCTATATCAAGTCCCGCAACAGCCGCGTCGACTTAGATGACGATGATGTGCTGGCCTTAGTAAACCGGCGCCTGAAAAGCCTGGAGAACATCTTGGAGCGGCGGATGCAGGTAGTGCCACAAGCACAGTAGGCCGCTAGCGGCAAGCTGTTCCCGACTTCGGGTAGCAGTGCTGTTCTGGGGCAACGGGCCTCCAGATTTGTATTTGTCGGGAACTTAGGCCCCCTGAAAACAAATTGCTACCTGAAGCACACACGGCGTATCGTTGTGCTTAATTCACCCCTACTCTAAATAGCAACGCAGGCCTGTCAAGCCGGCGTTGCTATTTAGAGCAGGGGTTGGAAACCAAATTTTCTACGCTGTAAGTACTAACAATTTATGAATGCAAACTAGTAGACATAAGAAGATGATATAACCAAAAGTGGCGACTGTATAGCAAAACAACATTTGTGGAAATAGGTAAACCACACGCTTGAAATAATGCTTTGATGGATAAAAAAAGGCTCTTATCAAACTGTATAAACCGCTGATTGTTATTGCTGTTACACTGTAAGCCAGCAATGATTTAAGATCAGGCAACTCATTTCTGCTGTGGCCAGATAAAACTGTGGCAAAGCCAAAACAGCAAGAAAGAAGTATTAATACGGCCGGCTGCTTTATTAAGTAATTAGTGATACTAACTCTCATAAATGAAATTTACATCGTGTACTTGCGGCCTTTGTTCTGCTGCTTCAGGTAAGCCATCAGCGGCTCGAAGTACTCGACCATGGCGCGGGCGGAGAGGTCTTCGCCGGTTTTTTCCTTGAGCACGGTGCGCCAGTCTTTGCTGGAGCCGGGGCGCATGATGTCGGCCAGGAACTGGCCCACCTCCTTGCTGCCGTAGTAGTTGGTGGCGTGCGGGTCCTGCTTCAGAATCTTCTTGGCAATGTGGTCGTGCAGCTGGAACAGGATGACGTACGACAGGGCGTAGTCATAGTACTGGGCGGGGTCGTCGTTAATGTGGGTTTTGGTGGCCGGGTCGAGGTAGTTTTCGCCGCGCGCGGTGGGCGGCACAATGCCCTGGTATTGCTTGCAGAGCTGCCACCAGCGGGCGTTGAGCTGGTCGGCGGGCAGCTTGTCGGCGTAGAACGAGTTTTCCCACTCACTCATCACGCCCGAGGCAAACGGAATGAATACGGCGTAGTTCAGGGCCTCCTTGAGCAGGGTTTGGGTCTGGTCGGTTTTGGCATTGGCGTCCACCAGGCTCAGGCCGGCCAGGAAGGGTTTCTGGGTAGCGGCCAGGCCCATCAACGAGCCCATGGCTTCGTGGTAGGCGCGGTTGGCGCCCTGGCGTAGGAGCACCGGCACCTGGGGGTTGGTGTAGGTGAGGTAGTAGTAGATGTGACCCAGCTCGTGGTGGGTGGTTTCGTACCACTCGGTGTTGCCCTCCACGCTCATCAGGCTGCGCACGTCCTGGTTCAGGTCCAGGTGCCAGGCCGAGGCGTGGTTGTTTTTCTTGTAGGTGGCGTCTTTGGGCAAGGGGTAGAGGCTAGACTTCTCGTAAAAGGACTGCGGCAAAGCCGGAAAACCCAGGCTCTGGTAGAACCGCTCGGCTTGCTGCACCTGCCACTCGGCGCCCTTCTTAGCCAGTACGGGGTCGATGTTAAGGCCCTGCACGTCCACCATGGCACTCCAGTCCTGGCCCCAACGGTTGGGCAGCCAGGAGGCGGGCAGGTAGTCGGGCACCTGCTTCACCCCGTACTTCTTGGCCAGCTCGTAGCGGGCGTAGGTGTGCAGCTCCCGGTACAGGGGCCGCAGCTCCTCGTTGATTTTGCGCACCAGCTGCATCATTTCCTCCCGGCTCAGTCCGTAGTCGGAGGCCTGGTAGGTGAAGTAGTCGGGGTAGCCGAGGGCCTGCACGGTCTGGTTGCGCAGCTCGCGCAGGTTGAGCAGGCCGTCCTTGAGCGTGG
This region of Hymenobacter sp. YIM 151500-1 genomic DNA includes:
- a CDS encoding DUF2306 domain-containing protein, encoding MPTYPLLTRTAQFLTLLAVAAFSLLMLTKVLPYLRFEKGILFLTTKSAATNDNGLFRLGFYVHITSSWWVMVAGLLQLVPALYRWRPALHRLLGKVYVASILALAAPSGLVLALYANGGLPVKVGFSLQCVVWWLLTWQAYRAARQRRWLPHAEWMLRAYAVTLAAMSLRLESYGLYYFFHTKPIETYLTVTWLSWTGNLLLAEVLVQMGLGRWYLRAFGQQRAGTPTAKAVAG
- a CDS encoding XRE family transcriptional regulator; protein product: MINTNLKFWRRELGLTQAQIAEKLGIKRSLVGAYEEGRAEPKLVTLVNMARLFGISLDALVTTDFSKKKNAKAALLQLQTQNTPPTEPTPTRPGGNLRVLALTVDKEQNENIELVPQKAAAGYLNGYADPEYLEELPKFRLPMLGSTGTYRAFEIAGDSMLPIASGTVIVGRYVDDWMSIKDGTPCIVVSSKEGIVFKRVFNRLKDAAMLALHSDNPVYSPYEIDVEDVVEIWEAKAYISSTFPIADLSLNRLASIVLDLQQQVSTMKKV
- a CDS encoding pirin family protein produces the protein MLKIIPATDRHHAAPVHWLSSYFLFSFADYYDPKNVQFGPLRVFNDDTIQGNSGFPQHPHSEMEIVTLVLDGELTHEDTVSNRATIKKGEVQRMTAGTGLAHSEQNNTDKPAHIYQLWFVPNQKGLAPSYEQKDLDFLDSKNELVPLVSGQKVLEDVVYMNSNSTIYWCNLGENKTVAFKTFPIRNTFIYVKEGALYINGVDVGPNDQVRSTDEHVLEIRASRDAQFILIDLPGTEANF
- a CDS encoding GAF domain-containing protein; its protein translation is MATEFPQSLIPEHDAARLRTLHHYQIVNTTAEPIFDDYVAWAAQLFNTPIALISLVDESYVHFKAVAGAEGVPGLNRPDSMCSAAILLDTPVVTGDYSAESCRLISTDVAQAFGLNFYAGSALRMPDGARIGMLAVIGREARSISSTEEVTLSRLAALVSRTIELRLHYLLAQRPDGWEAAQRELAESLDENAALARYIKSRNSRVDLDDDDVLALVNRRLKSLENILERRMQVVPQAQ
- a CDS encoding M2 family metallopeptidase, producing the protein MPRAFLPLLTAATLAACSPTATQTATVPATPATAAPQSAAAPNWRDQAEQFLTQYSAEYQRLYTQSAEAEWRSNTRIVAGDTSNAGATARANERLAAFMGSTQNIQRLRELLEHKQDLTELQVKQLQTALYNAANSPQTIADVVKRRIKAETAQTEKLYGFDYKYAGKSVTTNDLDELLRKERNPLKRQQIWEASKAIGPTLKDGLLNLRELRNQTVQALGYPDYFTYQASDYGLSREEMMQLVRKINEELRPLYRELHTYARYELAKKYGVKQVPDYLPASWLPNRWGQDWSAMVDVQGLNIDPVLAKKGAEWQVQQAERFYQSLGFPALPQSFYEKSSLYPLPKDATYKKNNHASAWHLDLNQDVRSLMSVEGNTEWYETTHHELGHIYYYLTYTNPQVPVLLRQGANRAYHEAMGSLMGLAATQKPFLAGLSLVDANAKTDQTQTLLKEALNYAVFIPFASGVMSEWENSFYADKLPADQLNARWWQLCKQYQGIVPPTARGENYLDPATKTHINDDPAQYYDYALSYVILFQLHDHIAKKILKQDPHATNYYGSKEVGQFLADIMRPGSSKDWRTVLKEKTGEDLSARAMVEYFEPLMAYLKQQNKGRKYTM